A single region of the Strigops habroptila isolate Jane chromosome 3, bStrHab1.2.pri, whole genome shotgun sequence genome encodes:
- the SVOPL gene encoding putative transporter SVOPL, with protein sequence MAAAPKEAENTIDLEEIHMERQEPPKGQMTFTVEEAVETIGFGRFHIVLFLIMGSTGVAEAMEIMLIAVVSPLIRCEWQLQDWQVALVTTMVFFGYMVFSIVLGLLADRYGRWKILLLSFLWAAYFSLLTSFAPSYTWFVFLRAMVGGGVSGHAQGLIIKTEFLPTKYRGYMLPLSQVFWLAGSMLIIGLASVVNPTIGWRWLIRIASIPGILLILVFKFIPESARYNISTGNVATALATLQRIAKMNGAVMPEGVLREPAKERRGRFKDLIHPKYLRTTLQIWIIWLGIAFAYYGVILASAELVERDLVCGSAAPPVQDSSDDSEERRSPCHCRLFRPAAYQTMIISTVGEIALNPLNILGINFLGRRLSLSITMGCTALFFLLLNICTSSAGMTGFLFMLRALVSANFNTIYIYTAEVYPTTMRALGMGTSGSLCRLGAMVAPFISQVLMNASFIGALCLFSSVCVICAISAFTLPIETRGRALQVCITTPGAPAKCYSKCSLETSRL encoded by the exons atGGCCGCTGCACcgaaagaggcagaaaatacCATTGATCTGGAGGAAATCCACATGGAGAGACAAGAACCCCCAAAAG GACAGATGACATTTACAGTGGAAGAAGCTGTGGAAACCATTGGGTTCGGGAGGTTCCACATTGTGCTTTTCCTGATCATGGGCAGCACTGGG GTGGCTGAAGCCATGGAGATCATGCTAATAGCTGTTGTGTCCCCTCTCATCCGATGTGAGTGGCAGCTTCAAGACTGGCAGGTGGCTTTAGTGACAACG ATGGTGTTTTTTGGCTACATGGTCTTCAGCATAGTGCTCGGGCTCCTGGCCGACAGGTATGGCCGCTGGAAG ATTCTGCTGCTCTCATTCCTCTGGGCAGCCTATTTCTCCCTGCTGACCTCCTTTGCCCCATCCTACACCTGGTTCGTGTTCTTGCGGGCCATGGTAGGAGGTGGTGTGTCGGGCCACGCACAAGG GCTTATCATAAAAACGGAATTTTTGCCCACAAAATACAGAGGATACATGTTGCCCTTATCTCAG GTGTTTTGGTTGGCAGGATCCATGTTAATCATTGGCCTGGCATCGGTGGTGAACCCAACCATCGGTTGGCGGTGGCTCATCAGAATCGCCTCCATCCCTGGCATCCTTCTCATCCTGGTGTTCAAG ttcATCCCAGAGTCGGCGCGGTACAACATATCCACAGGGAATGTGGCCACTGCTCTGGCCACGCTGCAGAGGATAGCCAAGATGAACGGGGCGGTGATGCCTGAGGGGGTGCTGAGGGAGCCTGCCAAG gaaaggagaggaagattCAAGGACCTCATCCACCCCAAATACCTCAGAACTACTTTGCAGATATGGATCATATg GCTTGGCATAGCTTTTGCTTACTACGGTGTCATCTTGGCCAGCGCCGAGTTAGTGGAGCGTGACCTCGTCTGTGGCTCCGCGGCACCACCGGTGCAGGACTCCAGCGACGACTCCGAGGAGAGACGCAGCCCCTGCCACTGCCGCCTCTTTAGGCCCGCTGCTTACCAGACCATGATCATCAGCACCGTCGGAGAGATCGCAC TAAATCCTTTGAACATTCTTGGCATCAATTTCCTTGGAAGACGGCTGAGCCTGAGTATCACCATGGGATGTACGGCCctattctttcttctccttaaTATCTGCACCTCGAG CGCAGGCATGACTGGGTTTCTCTTCATGCTGCGGGCCTTGGTTTCAGCCAACTTCAACACCATCTACATTTACACAGCAGAG GTTTATCCTACAACAATGCGAGCCCTGGGGATGGGAACAAGTGGGTCACTGTGCCGTCTTGGAGCTATGGTGGCCCCATTTATATCGCAA GTCCTTATGAATGCTTCTTTCATTGGGGCCCTGTGTCTTTTCTCATCTGTGTGCGTCATCTGTGCAATCTCTGCGTTCACACTGCCCATCGAGACCAGGGGCAGGGCACTGCAGGTTTGTATTACCACTCCAGGAGCTCCTGCTAAATGCTATTCTAAATGCTCTTTAGAAACTAGTAGATTATGA